In the Diprion similis isolate iyDipSimi1 chromosome 2, iyDipSimi1.1, whole genome shotgun sequence genome, one interval contains:
- the LOC124416395 gene encoding carbonic anhydrase 2 isoform X1, which produces MAGMNEWGYSTVNGPSTWVERYPMAAGSRQSPVNIETFRAKSDHEALSSKPLSWRYPATASKKLVNPGYCWRIDTDGDGTLLTGGPLMDDIYKLEQYHCHWGCSDSRGSEHTVDGQAFAGELHLVHWNTTKYNTFAEAAKAPDGLAVLGVFLKVGKTHEEMDKIARLLPYVSHRDEVVKITENIDPSKLLPARSGRAGSQRCLNPCMRWADRIIRHESKCNLQADDNGYWTYLGSLTTPPCNESVTWILFKKYIEVSHHQLNIFRNLRKFTRDEECPCHENHGAVINNFRPPLPLGNRVLRECGSF; this is translated from the exons GGCCCAGTACGTGGGTGGAGAGATACCCAATGGCGGCGGGTTCCAGGCAGAGCCCGGTGAACATCGAAACCTTCCGTGCAAAATCCGACCACGAGGCTCTAAGTAGCAAACCGTTGAGTTGGCGCTACCCGGCGACGGCATCCAAGAAGCTGGTTAACCCAGGATACTGCTGGCGCATCGACACCGACGGCGACGGCACCC TCTTGACCGGAGGACCGCTTATGGATGACATCTACAAGCTCGAGCAGTACCATTGCCACTGGGGATGCTCCGACTCGAGAGGATCCGAGCACACCGTCGACGGGCAAGCTTTTGCTGGCGAG CTTCACCTCGTGCACTGGAACACCACGAAGTACAACACCTTCGCCGAAGCTGCTAAGGCACCTGATGGTTTGGCCGTTCTGGGCGTATTTCTGAAG GTGGGAAAGACCCACGAGGAGATGGACAAGATCGCCCGTCTTCTGCCGTACGTCTCTCATCGCGACGAAGTCGTTAAAATCACGGAAAACATCGATCCTAGCAAGCTGTTACCCG CTCGCAGTGGCCGAGCCGGTAGCCAGAGATGCTTAAACCCTTGCATGCGTTGGGCAGATCGAATCATTCGGCACGAGAGCAAGTGCAATTTGCAAG CCGACGACAATGGGTATTGGACGTACTTGGGCTCACTGACAACACCACCCTGCAACGAGAGTGTTACTTGGATATTGTTCAAGAAGTACATCGAGGTCTCTCACCATCAGTTGAACATCTTCCGTAACCTGAGGAAGTTCACGCGCGACGAAGAATGTCCCTGTCACGAGAATCACGGAGCT GTGATCAACAACTTCCGTCCGCCACTGCCGCTCGGCAATCGCGTTCTTCGCGAGTGCGGAAGCTTCTAA
- the LOC124416395 gene encoding carbonic anhydrase 2 isoform X2 codes for MAGMNEWGYSTVNGPSTWVERYPMAAGSRQSPVNIETFRAKSDHEALSSKPLSWRYPATASKKLVNPGYCWRIDTDGDGTLLTGGPLMDDIYKLEQYHCHWGCSDSRGSEHTVDGQAFAGELHLVHWNTTKYNTFAEAAKAPDGLAVLGVFLKVGKTHEEMDKIARLLPYVSHRDEVVKITENIDPSKLLPADDNGYWTYLGSLTTPPCNESVTWILFKKYIEVSHHQLNIFRNLRKFTRDEECPCHENHGAVINNFRPPLPLGNRVLRECGSF; via the exons GGCCCAGTACGTGGGTGGAGAGATACCCAATGGCGGCGGGTTCCAGGCAGAGCCCGGTGAACATCGAAACCTTCCGTGCAAAATCCGACCACGAGGCTCTAAGTAGCAAACCGTTGAGTTGGCGCTACCCGGCGACGGCATCCAAGAAGCTGGTTAACCCAGGATACTGCTGGCGCATCGACACCGACGGCGACGGCACCC TCTTGACCGGAGGACCGCTTATGGATGACATCTACAAGCTCGAGCAGTACCATTGCCACTGGGGATGCTCCGACTCGAGAGGATCCGAGCACACCGTCGACGGGCAAGCTTTTGCTGGCGAG CTTCACCTCGTGCACTGGAACACCACGAAGTACAACACCTTCGCCGAAGCTGCTAAGGCACCTGATGGTTTGGCCGTTCTGGGCGTATTTCTGAAG GTGGGAAAGACCCACGAGGAGATGGACAAGATCGCCCGTCTTCTGCCGTACGTCTCTCATCGCGACGAAGTCGTTAAAATCACGGAAAACATCGATCCTAGCAAGCTGTTACCCG CCGACGACAATGGGTATTGGACGTACTTGGGCTCACTGACAACACCACCCTGCAACGAGAGTGTTACTTGGATATTGTTCAAGAAGTACATCGAGGTCTCTCACCATCAGTTGAACATCTTCCGTAACCTGAGGAAGTTCACGCGCGACGAAGAATGTCCCTGTCACGAGAATCACGGAGCT GTGATCAACAACTTCCGTCCGCCACTGCCGCTCGGCAATCGCGTTCTTCGCGAGTGCGGAAGCTTCTAA